One window of the Amycolatopsis mediterranei genome contains the following:
- a CDS encoding AAA family ATPase has translation MTSRIQSAAPGSGEQASGRPPYPAEPSGNGRVPGHPGRVPLDELHDTARRIAANVERVLVGKPDVIRIALVTLLAEGHLLVEDVPGVGKTSLAKALARSIDCTVSRIQFTPDLLPSDVTGVSIYNRQSGDFDFRPGPVFANIVVGDEINRASPKTQSALLECMEEHQVTVDTTTYRLEEPFMVIATQNPIEMEGTYALPEAQRDRFTARVSIGYPDQQAELAMVDEHAGHNPLEDLQPVSDGETVHRLIETVRAVHIAPEVRRYAVDVVAATRGVPEIRLGASPRATLHLVRAARAQAALSGRDYVVPDDLHTVAVPVLAHRLVLTTEAHAARRSATDVVRAVLHRVPVPQGTRP, from the coding sequence GTGACGTCGAGAATCCAGTCTGCCGCGCCCGGATCGGGCGAGCAGGCATCCGGGCGGCCGCCTTACCCGGCGGAGCCCTCGGGCAACGGCCGGGTCCCCGGTCACCCCGGCAGAGTGCCGCTGGACGAACTGCACGACACTGCACGCCGGATCGCCGCCAACGTGGAACGCGTGCTGGTCGGCAAGCCCGACGTCATCCGGATCGCGCTGGTCACCCTGCTCGCCGAAGGCCACCTCCTGGTCGAGGACGTGCCCGGCGTCGGGAAGACGTCGCTGGCCAAGGCGCTCGCCCGGTCGATCGACTGCACGGTCAGCCGCATCCAGTTCACCCCCGACTTGCTGCCGAGCGACGTCACCGGCGTCTCCATCTACAACCGCCAGTCCGGCGACTTCGACTTCCGCCCCGGCCCGGTGTTCGCGAACATCGTGGTGGGCGACGAGATCAACCGCGCCTCGCCGAAGACGCAGTCGGCGCTGCTCGAGTGCATGGAAGAGCACCAGGTCACCGTCGACACCACGACCTACCGGCTCGAAGAGCCGTTCATGGTGATCGCCACGCAGAACCCGATCGAGATGGAAGGCACGTACGCGCTGCCCGAAGCCCAGCGCGACCGGTTCACCGCGCGGGTCTCCATCGGCTACCCCGACCAGCAGGCCGAGCTGGCCATGGTCGACGAGCACGCCGGCCACAACCCCCTCGAAGACCTGCAGCCGGTGTCCGACGGAGAGACCGTGCACCGGCTGATCGAGACGGTCCGCGCCGTGCACATCGCGCCGGAGGTCCGCCGGTACGCCGTCGACGTCGTCGCGGCCACCCGGGGAGTCCCGGAGATCCGGCTCGGCGCGTCCCCGCGGGCCACGCTGCACCTCGTCCGGGCGGCGCGCGCGCAGGCCGCGCTGTCGGGCCGCGACTACGTCGTGCCGGACGACCTGCACACGGTGGCGGTCCCGGTCCTGGCCCACCGCCTGGTGCTGACCACCGAGGCCCACGCCGCCCGCCGGTCGGCGACCGACGTCGTGCGCGCGGTGCTGCACCGGGTGCCGGTGCCGCAGGGCACCCGGCCCTAG
- a CDS encoding DUF58 domain-containing protein, translating to MLRALSGLTTRGRCLLAAGIAAAVCSFVLNERDLLRVAVFVVALPLLVAAFISATRLRIGAARTLRPQRVAVGGNGEVQLELWRSGRLPAGEILLEDGVPYALGSRPRFVVERLPHDRRVALRYPLQPVLRGVQQVGPLRATITDPFGLCEFERELIGHSRLVVVPRVVPLWGLPSGAGIGVGDDGTVRLHAGQGEADVIVRQYRHGDDLRKVHWRSTARRDEIMVRVEERPWRGGTTVLLDHRAAAHHGAGPAASLEWAVAFAASAALHLRRSGHRVRLVSEHGVTLADTPGDGGDHYDHVVLDALAALQPAHQRDITLAGDPAGGQELIAVLGTVSTEAVHELTQYRPRGIRSLAVLLDTPTWSAGVSAPEQRAAATEDSAALLRAAGWGVIVAGPGSPMPQVWAELCRSGARRGTLIGGPR from the coding sequence ATGCTGCGTGCCCTGTCCGGCCTGACCACCCGCGGCCGCTGCCTCCTGGCCGCGGGGATCGCCGCCGCGGTGTGCTCGTTCGTGCTCAACGAACGCGACCTGCTGCGGGTCGCGGTGTTCGTGGTGGCGCTCCCGCTGCTGGTCGCCGCGTTCATCTCGGCGACGCGGCTGCGCATCGGCGCCGCTCGCACGCTGCGTCCCCAGCGGGTCGCGGTCGGCGGCAACGGCGAGGTCCAGCTGGAACTGTGGCGCAGCGGACGGCTGCCCGCCGGCGAGATCCTCCTCGAAGACGGCGTGCCGTACGCGCTGGGTTCCCGGCCGCGGTTCGTCGTCGAACGGCTGCCGCACGACCGGCGCGTCGCCCTGCGCTACCCGCTGCAGCCGGTGCTGCGCGGGGTCCAGCAGGTCGGGCCGCTGCGCGCGACGATCACCGACCCGTTCGGGCTGTGCGAGTTCGAGCGCGAGCTGATCGGGCACTCGCGGCTGGTCGTCGTGCCCCGCGTGGTCCCGCTGTGGGGCCTGCCGAGCGGCGCGGGCATCGGCGTCGGCGACGACGGCACGGTCCGGCTGCACGCCGGGCAGGGCGAGGCCGACGTGATCGTCCGCCAGTACCGCCACGGCGACGACCTGCGGAAGGTGCACTGGCGCTCCACGGCCCGCCGCGACGAGATCATGGTCCGCGTCGAGGAACGCCCGTGGCGCGGCGGCACGACGGTGCTGCTCGACCACCGCGCGGCCGCGCACCACGGCGCCGGCCCGGCGGCGAGCCTGGAGTGGGCGGTGGCCTTCGCGGCGTCGGCGGCCCTGCACCTGCGCCGGTCCGGCCACCGCGTCCGGCTGGTCAGCGAGCACGGCGTCACCCTGGCGGACACCCCGGGCGACGGCGGCGACCACTACGACCACGTCGTGCTCGACGCGCTGGCGGCCCTGCAGCCGGCGCACCAGCGCGACATCACGCTGGCCGGCGACCCGGCCGGCGGCCAGGAGCTGATCGCGGTGCTCGGCACGGTGAGCACGGAGGCGGTGCACGAGCTGACCCAGTACCGCCCGCGCGGCATCAGGAGCCTGGCGGTCCTGCTGGACACGCCGACCTGGTCGGCGGGGGTTTCGGCGCCCGAGCAGAGGGCCGCGGCGACGGAGGACTCGGCGGCCCTGCTGCGCGCGGCCGGCTGGGGCGTGATCGTGGCGGGCCCCGGTTCGCCGATGCCCCAGGTGTGGGCCGAGCTGTGCCGCAGCGGAGCCCGCCGCGGCACGCTGATCGGCGGCCCGCGATGA